The Sebastes umbrosus isolate fSebUmb1 chromosome 4, fSebUmb1.pri, whole genome shotgun sequence genome has a window encoding:
- the LOC119487227 gene encoding proline-rich transmembrane protein 4 translates to MLSLWILYLLLPLSSPLSLHVKALAGENVKETDTDTASQRLTQPPQRPRRSGLAPGNPTFGTENGDLPVSWPLSSSSEELDRQGVIGEYVDVQESTETSLLYPGEKGLIISGPTDTEDATQTMRSSSGGVPPQPSQEQTLKYQPAETGIGSILHPTESGENQKNETTDSQLPFLLSGPLPSDQNPTSPPSAGSGPDGPTLPVASWGRTRNLSAITQGETQQGTFPVKEAGDGLIDIRGRILHRGAVSMEAHKDDSKDDDPNFSKPSGTLLLDGDTDTSATPCKTSDQSWTPTYPDDESLRPSLALSPALFVPLYSDWNSALATWGFAWEAHVYGLGSVFTAFGLISVVCLLGLPLRCPPGIPYFTLLHLFLLAFAGIQAFCLLYDAYNHQDRLPPLGSLLLSELPFPCLIAAFSLAFILLSLRSRMHLSLPLANSTSFSALPKPCLLLCMSLLYSVVSLGCVGMLQLFHSLPSVILLFPQGVFVCLTIFLSCSYLIFYCLMQFNTKHVYRLNDNGESGGSPEVMRPARCPFAKVEDWGRAAGAGVGASLCLLGCGGLQFYGILHALGLGGVDGYGFQPWPWWGYQVGCRLCEVGVCLGLSLIGSHPLFCNNNSSIKTIAHPRPGSWSRLSCSSPSRGLTLPSQGAADSPVLSSHDSWSQGKQEKLVVCDVISKGQSEALPLFSMVDPPGNGLDCVPKSSQSRRTVLPLPAPPSPPHQPKNAVESQRSSLDSFGLDSTVDLRPPSPIDLSRSIDQALFSESLFSHSIFGLPRLVQTSSSHSLSSPSQGASKQGPSSVENALYRTSSCGDVEEESSSRPSQPLGSLTPHSKPPTSPEQWDWKESVSGSTQGLCGNPKETGKLRSHSWANRGQNFAQSSLPRAIPHLSYHRRYRTLSLASQDSHGSGRLAGTKHLSESKQLEWDLEVQAEFVSVCKQIDTLSVCSDTIEL, encoded by the exons ATGCTCTCTCTGTGGATTCTTTATCTtcttctccccctctcctcGCCTCTCTCACTGCATGTCAAAGCCCTCGCTGGAGAAAATGTCAAGGAGACAGACACTGACACAGCGTCGCAGCGTCTCACACAGCCCCCACAGAGACCTCGTAGATCTGGTTTAGCACCGGGGAATCCCACGTTTGGGACTGAGAATGGTGACTTACCTGTGAGTTGGCctctatcatcatcatctgagGAGTTAGATAGACAAGGTGTGATCGGTGAATATGTTGATGTACAGGAGAGCACAGAGACATCTCTTTTGTATCCTGGCGAGAAGGGACTTATCATATCCGGACCCACAGATACAGAGGATGCCACGCAAACAATGAGGTCTTCATCAGGAGGAGTACCACCTCAACCTAGCCAGGAACAAACATTAAAGTATCAGCCAGCTGAGACAGGTATTGGATCTATATTGCATCCTACGGAGAGTGGAGAGAATCAGAAGAATGAGACGACTGATAGCCAGTTACCTTTTCTTCTGTCTGGCCCGCTTCCATCAGACCAGAACCCCACTTCACCGCCGTCTGCTGGATCTGGCCCTGATGGCCCTACCCTACCAGTAGCCAGTTGGGGACGGACCAGGAACCTTTCTGCTATCACGCAGGGAGAGACACAGCAGGGGACTTTCCCAGTGAAAGAGGCCGGAGATGGATTGATTGATATTAGGGGTCGTATTTTACACAGAGGAGCTGTCAGCATGGAGGCACATAAAG ATGACTCCAAGGATGATGACCCGAATTTCTCAAAGCCCAGTGGCACACTGTTGCTTGATGGCGACACAGACACGTCTGCCACACCCTGCAAAACATCAGACCAGTCTTGGACTCCCACCTACCCAGATGACGAGTCCCTGCGCCCCTCTCTGGCTCTCAGCCCTGCCCTTTTCGTCCCTCTGTACTCCGACTGGAACTCTGCCCTCGCCACATGGGGATTTGCGTGGGAAGCGCACGTCTATGGCCTGGGGTCTGTCTTTACTGCGTTTGGCCTGATCTCTGTGGTCTGCCTGCTAGGCCTGCCCCTGCGGTGTCCTCCGGGAATCCCCTACTTCACCCTGCTGCACTTGTTCCTCCTAGCATTTGCTGGGATCCAGGCGTTCTGTTTGCTCTACGATGCTTACAATCACCAGGACCGTCTCCCTCCTCTgggctctctgctgctctctgagcTGCCCTTCCCCTGTTTGATCGCAGCCTTCTCCCTCGCCTTCATCCTTCTGTCCCTGCGTTCGCGAATGCACCTTTCACTCCCACTTGCGAACTCCACCTCGTTCTCAGCCTTGCCCAAACCTTGCCTGTTGCTGTGCATGTCCCTGTTGTATTCCGTCGTCTCTCTAGGGTGCGTCGGCATGCTCCAGCTCTTTCACAGCCTCCCCTCCGTCATCCTGCTATTCCCccagggtgtgtttgtgtgtctcaccATCTTTCTCTCATGCTCCTACCTCATCTTTTACTGCTTAATGCAGTTCAACACTAAACACGTCTACAGGCTGAATGACAACGGAGAGAGCGGAGGGTCTCCTGAAGTGATGCGACCTGCACGTTGCCCCTTCGCCAAAGTGGAGGACTGGGGAAGGGCAGCGGGAGCTGGAGTAGGAGCTTCGTTGTGTTTGTTAGGGTGCGGAGGCCTCCAGTTTTATGGGATCCTGCACGCCCTTGGTTTGGGTGGGGTTGACGGCTATGGGTTCCAGCCCTGGCCCTGGTGGGGCTACCAGGTCGGCTGCAGGCTCTGTGAGGTCGGGGTGTGTCTAGGTTTGTCTCTCATTGGTTCGCACCCTCTATTCTGCAACAACAACTCCTCCATTAAGACCATAGCTCATCCCAGACCAGGATCTTGGTCCCGCCTCTCCTGCAGCTCCCCTTCACGAGGGCTCACCCTGCCCTCTCAGGGAGCTGCAGACTCTCCTGTCCTCTCATCTCACGACTCTTGGTCCCAGGGCAAGCAGGAAAAGCTGGTGGTCTGTGATGTCATCTCTAAGGGACAGTCAGAggctcttcctcttttctcaaTGGTGGATCCACCTGGAAACGGGCTAGACTGCGTCCCCAAGTCCAGCCAAAGCCGGAGAACTGTGCTACCTCTCCCTGCACCCCCAAGCCCACCGCACCAGCCTAAAAACGCAGTTGAGTCTCAGCGATCATCACTGGATAGCTTCGGACTGGACTCAACCGTGGATCTGCGGCCCCCGTCTCCCATAGACTTGTCCCGCAGCATTGACCAGGCTCTGTTCAGTGAGTCGCTGTTCTCTCACAGTATCTTTGGTTTGCCGAGACTCGTCCAAACTTCCTCCAGCCACTCGTTGAGCTCTCCTAGCCAAGGTGCGTCAAAGCAAGGGCCCAGCTCTGTGGAAAACGCCCTATACCGAACCTCTTCCTGTGGTGACGTGGAAGAAGAGTCCAGTTCAAGACCTTCCCAGCCACTCGGCTCTTTGACGCCTCACAGCAAGCCACCGACGTCACCAGAGCAATGGGACTGGAAAGAGAGCGTCTCTGGTTCAACCCAGGGCCTGTGCGGAAATCCCAAGGAGACGGGAAAGCTGCGCTCACATTCGTGGGCCAACAGAGGTCAAAACTTTGCTCAGAGCAGCCTCCCGCGAGCAATCCCCCACCTGTCTTACCACAGGCGTTACCGAACCCTGAGCTTAGCCTCCCAGGACAGTCACGGATCTGGCCGGCTGGCGGGGACTAAACACCTGAGTGAGAGCAAACAGCTGGAATGGGATCTGGAGGTACAGGCAGAGTTCGTCAGTGTTTGTAAACAAATTGACACTCTAAGTGTTTGCAGTGACACCATTGAATTGTAG
- the si:dkey-5i3.5 gene encoding transmembrane protein 53 isoform X2 produces MTAAAAMLSRSVLSRGITAHRLSKNVTFYMNEVSGCPNNNRESGEHNNNNKPLMLMLPWLGSRPQAVAKYCDIYFRTGFDVLVVESEVQEFLWPRWGLDHGKRLLELLHSERFVSRPLLVHAFSIGGFTFAQLLVHVSQDTQKYQALTQRIKGQVYDSLVVGSVETMAGGLAKTIFPRWKTLVKQVSLLYFDMFKRQTVDHFNTTLDVFWNSPVTAPALFFFCENDALSDPRAMEEMIDHMRKRGVDITAKKWEDSTHAGHLKRHQQEYLSILDVFLHSLRLAPLKAKM; encoded by the exons atgactgcagctgctgctatGTTGAGCAGGTCGGTCCTGAGCAGAGGAATCACTGCACACCGCCTCAGTAAAAACGTCACTTTCTACATGAATGAAGTCTCAGGATGTCCTAATAACAACAGAGAGTCTGGagagcataataataataataaacctcTCATGCTGATGCTGCCCTGGTTGGGCTCTCGACCTCAAGCTGTGGCCAAATACTGTGACATCTACTTCCGCACCGGCTTCGATGTGCTGGTGGTGGAGAGTGAG GTGCAAGAGTTCCTGTGGCCTCGCTGGGGTCTGGATCATGGAAAGAGGTTGCTGGAGTTGCTCCACAGTGAGCGCTTTGTGTCCCGCCCGCTGCTCGTCCACGCTTTCTCTATCGGCGGCTTCACATTTGCTCAGCTGCTGGTACATGTTTCCCAGGACACGCAGAAATATCAGGCGCTCACACAGAGGATCAAAGGGCAAGTCTATGATAGCCTGGTGGTGGGCTCTGTGGAGACGATGGCCGGAG GTCTAGCTAAGACTATATTTCCACGTTGGAAGACGCTGGTAAAGCAAGTAAGCCTGTTATACTTTGACATGTTCAAACGCCAGACGGTGGACCACTTTAACACAACCCTCGATGTGTTTTGGAACTCTCCCGTCACCGCTCCTGCGCTGTTCTTCTTTTGCGAGAACGACGCGTTGAGCGACCCACGAGCCATGGAGGAGATGATTGATCACATGCGGAAGCGCGGGGTCGACATCACGGCAAAGAAGTGGGAGGATTCAACACATGCAGGTCACCTAAAGAGGCACCAACAAGAGTATCTGAGCATCCTGGACGTGTTCCTCCACTCACTCCGCCTCGCCCCGCTGAAGGCCAAGATGTAA
- the si:dkey-5i3.5 gene encoding transmembrane protein 53 isoform X1 produces MTAAAAMLSRSVLSRGITAHRLSKNVTFYMNEVSGCPNNNRESGEHNNNNKPLMLMLPWLGSRPQAVAKYCDIYFRTGFDVLVVESEVQEFLWPRWGLDHGKRLLELLHSERFVSRPLLVHAFSIGGFTFAQLLVHVSQDTQKYQALTQRIKGQVYDSLVVGSVETMAGGLAKTIFPRWKTLVKQVSLLYFDMFKRQTVDHFNTTLDVFWNSPVTAPALFFFCENDALSDPRAMEEMIDHMRKRGVDITAKKWEDSTHAGHLKRHQQEYLSILDVFLHSLRLAPLKAKMGGGSIKEETNLGERNS; encoded by the exons atgactgcagctgctgctatGTTGAGCAGGTCGGTCCTGAGCAGAGGAATCACTGCACACCGCCTCAGTAAAAACGTCACTTTCTACATGAATGAAGTCTCAGGATGTCCTAATAACAACAGAGAGTCTGGagagcataataataataataaacctcTCATGCTGATGCTGCCCTGGTTGGGCTCTCGACCTCAAGCTGTGGCCAAATACTGTGACATCTACTTCCGCACCGGCTTCGATGTGCTGGTGGTGGAGAGTGAG GTGCAAGAGTTCCTGTGGCCTCGCTGGGGTCTGGATCATGGAAAGAGGTTGCTGGAGTTGCTCCACAGTGAGCGCTTTGTGTCCCGCCCGCTGCTCGTCCACGCTTTCTCTATCGGCGGCTTCACATTTGCTCAGCTGCTGGTACATGTTTCCCAGGACACGCAGAAATATCAGGCGCTCACACAGAGGATCAAAGGGCAAGTCTATGATAGCCTGGTGGTGGGCTCTGTGGAGACGATGGCCGGAG GTCTAGCTAAGACTATATTTCCACGTTGGAAGACGCTGGTAAAGCAAGTAAGCCTGTTATACTTTGACATGTTCAAACGCCAGACGGTGGACCACTTTAACACAACCCTCGATGTGTTTTGGAACTCTCCCGTCACCGCTCCTGCGCTGTTCTTCTTTTGCGAGAACGACGCGTTGAGCGACCCACGAGCCATGGAGGAGATGATTGATCACATGCGGAAGCGCGGGGTCGACATCACGGCAAAGAAGTGGGAGGATTCAACACATGCAGGTCACCTAAAGAGGCACCAACAAGAGTATCTGAGCATCCTGGACGTGTTCCTCCACTCACTCCGCCTCGCCCCGCTGAAGGCCAAGAT GGGGGGAGGCAGCATAAAGGAGGAAACAAACTTAGGTGAAAGAAATtcttga
- the rbm28 gene encoding RNA-binding protein 28, protein MPARTLFIKSLPAAASNARLEEIFSEIGPVKQCFVVREKGAEKCRGFGYVTYSMEEDAEKALKEVKQYDGQKISISVAKKKIKEKRKTGPKEPAAAPKEPAAAPKEPAAAPKENEQKSKGFRKNDLKARLIIRNLSFKCSEDDLKQVLSKFGTVLEAKIPLKPDGKMRGFAFVLFKNVCEAGRALNAMNLKEIKGRQVAIDWAVPKDKFIATQASSSAGNKNTEATAKQSDTKSDTEDEEEEKPQAAPEKKKKVASKPVVQQVEESQSDDEDDGEEEDDDDDDEDEEVEKEDDDVSQEEDNDGDDDKSSLDSDDDQDEDEEEDEEDDDDEEDESAKKKKRKRELLPSDVKEGRTIFIRNLSFDTEEEDLEEILLRYGELNYIKIVLHADTGHSKGCAFGQFKTKEAADKCIAAAQEEAENGGIRVDGRKLLIVAAVSKEDASKLKVDKVKVETGTRNLYLAREGLIRAGTKAAEGVPEADMVKRTRFEEIKKTKLRGLNVFVSKNRLCVHNLPKSVDNKKLKALCLEAVKGSKGVRIVECRVMYDKKPEKGQVMGQSLGYGFVQFQDHEHALGTLRYLNNNPDIFGSHKRPIVEFSLEDSRKLQIKELRQQKNKEFIQNRPFKGGAKPQTAGDGKGPRKGGNKAQSSSEQTGNERVPPQSQKQGGRYFGFQTNPEVEHVDLANGKKRRKVLPFASKRGPKIRMRDKGKQQAPPPKKAKPGSNRKDRQRQQMEKPTQPRNQKVKMPKKQFKRRDGDRFDSLVEQYKKKLMGNSNKNTNVKRNKWFDS, encoded by the exons ATGCCAGCTCGGACCTTATTCATTAAATCTCTTCCAGCTGCAGCTTCTAATGCACGGCTGGAGGAGATCTTCTCTGAGATTGGTCCGGTGAAGCAGTGCTTCGTGGTCAGGGAGAAAG GTGCAGAAAAATGTCGTGGGTTTGGCTATGTCACATATTCCATGGAGGAAGATGCAGAGAAAGCCTTGAAAGAAGTGAAACAATACGACGGACAGAAGATCTCTATATCAGTGgcgaagaagaaaataaaagagaaaaggaaaacgG GACCTAAAGAGCCAGCTGCAGCACCTAAAGAGCCAGCTGCAGCACCTAAAGAGCCAGCTGCAGCACCAAAGGAGAATGAGCAGAAATCCAAAGGCTTCAGGAAAAACGACCTGAAAGCCAGACTCATCATAAGGAACCTTAGTTTTAAG TGCTCAGAAGATGATCTGAAACAAGTTTTATCCAAGTTTGGAACCGTTCTTGAAGCCAAAATCCCCCTCAAACCTG ATGGGAAGATGCGTGGATTTGCATttgtcctttttaaaaatgtgtgcgAGGCAGGGAGAGCGCTCAATGCCATGAACCTGAAggagattaaag GTCGGCAGGTAGCAATCGACTGGGCTGTGCCTAAGGACAAGTTTATCGCCACACAGGCGTCCTCAAGTGCAG GAAATAAGAATACCGAGGCAACTGCAAAACAGTCGGACACAAAGAGCGACACtgaagacgaggaggaagaaaagCCACAAGCAGCacctgagaagaagaagaa AGTCGCTTCCAAACCAGTTGTGCAGCAGGTGGAAGAATCCCAatcagatgatgaagatgatggcgaggaagaggatgatgatgatgatgatgaagatgaagaagttGAGAAAGAGGATGATGATGTGTCCCAAGAGGAAGACAATGACGGCGACGACGATAAGAGTAGCCTTGATTCAGATGATGATCaagatgaggatgaagaggaagatgaggaggatgacGATGACGAAGAAGATGAATCAG ctaaaaagaaaaaaaggaaaagagagctTCTCCCTTCAGATGTGAAAGAAGGCAGAACAATTTTCATCAG GAACCTGTCCTTTGACACGGAGGAAGAGGATCTTGAGGAAATCCTCCTACGGTACGGAGAGCTGAACTACATAAAGATTGTTCTCCACGCAGACACGGGACATTCAAAAG gTTGTGCATTTGGTCAGTTTAAGACTAAAGAGGCTGCAGACAAATGCATAGCTGCAGCACAGGAGGAGGCCGAG AATGGTGGCATCCGTGTAGATGGAAGAAAGCTGTTGATTGTGGCAGCGGTGAGCAAAGAGGACGCTTCCAAGCTGAAAGTGGACAAGGTGAAAGTAGAAACGGGGACAAGGAACCTGTACCTGGCCAGAGAGGGAT TGATCCGTGCTGGAACCAAGGCTGCAGAGGGCGTGCCTGAAGCAGATATGGTCAAAAGAACCAGA TTTGAAGAAATAAAGAAGACCAAGCTTCGGGgcttaaatgtgtttgtgtcaaagAATCGTCTGTGTGTCCACAACCTGCCTAAGTCAGTGGACAATAAAAAACTCAAAGCACTCTGCCTGGAAGCAGTAAAAGGAAGCAAGGGAGTCCGCATCGTAGAG TGTCGGGTGATGTATGACAAGAAGCCAGAGAAGGGTCAGGTGATGGGACAATCGTTGGGTTATGGCTTCGTCCAGTTCCAGGATCATGAGCACGCTCTCGGCACACTTCGTTACCTCAACAACAACCCCGACATCTTTGGCTCACACAAG AGACCAATCGTTGAGTTCTCCCTGGAGGATTCAAGAAAACTCCAAATAAAAGAATTgcgacaacaaaaaaacaag GAATTCATCCAAAATCGTCCTTTTAAAGGAGGAGCAAAACCTCAGACAGCCGGAGATGGAAAGGGACCCAGGAAAGGTGGAAATAAAGCTCAGTCCTCATCAGAGCAGACAGGAAATGAGAGAG TTCCTCCTCAAAGCCAGAAGCAAGGCGGACGCTATTTCGGCTTCCAGACCAACCCTGAGGTCGAGCACGTAGATTTGGCGAACGGAAAGAAACGAAGGAAGGTTCTACCCTTCGCTTCCAAACGGGGGCCTAAGATCAG AATGCGTGACAAGGGAAAGCAACAGGCTCCACCACCCAAGAAAGCAAAGCCTGGATCCAACAGGAAGGACCGTCAAAGACAACAGATGGAAAAGCCCACACAGCCCAGAAACCAG aagGTTAAAATGCCAAAGAAGCAATTCAAGAGAAGGGATGGAGACCGTTTTGACAGCCTGGTGGAGCAGTACAAGAAGAAGCTGATGGGGAACAGTAACAAGAACACCAACGTCAAAAGAAACAAGTGGTTTGATAGTTAA
- the LOC119487122 gene encoding leptin-like: protein MEPNSGIRSDIQPRNTGAVLNFGTTMDYTLALLFSLLHLLSVATAAPLPVEVVTMKSKVKWRAEQLLVRLNSLHQQDFQVPADLTLSPTADSLDGPSSIVTVLEGYNNLISDTFNGVSQIKLDITSLTGYIYQWGQDHCSQPWPKPVAMPVPLQELRSRKKFIHTVSFEALLRVKEFLNLLLKNLDQLETC, encoded by the exons GAATACCGGTGCAGTTCTGAATTTTGGTACAACTATGGACTACACTTTGGCCCTGCTGTTTTCTCTGCTGCACCTTTTAAGTGTGGCCACAGCCGCTCCTCTGCCGGTGGAGGTGGTGACGATGAAATCAAAAGTGAAATGGAGGGCCGAGCAGCTGCTGGTCAGGCTGAACAGTCTTCATCAACAAGACTTCCAG GTCCCTGCTGATCTGACACTCAGTCCAACTGCTGACAGTCTGGATGGACCCTCCTCCATAGTGACGGTCTTGGAGGGTTACAACAACCTGATCTCTGACACCTTCAACGGGGTCTCCCAGATCAAGCTTGACATCACTTCGCTGACAGGTTACATCTATCAGTGGGGGCAGGATCACTGCAGCCAGCCGTGGCCGAAGCCGGTGGCGATGCCGGTGCCGCTGCAGGAGCTGCGGAGCCGAAAGAAGTTCATTCACACCGTGAGCTTCGAGGCTCTCTTGAGAGTGAAGGAGTTCCTCAATCTGCTGCTGAAAAATCTGGATCAGCTCGAGACTTGCTGA